One genomic segment of Coleofasciculaceae cyanobacterium includes these proteins:
- a CDS encoding histidine phosphatase family protein, with protein sequence MTLNIFFLRHGETLASKTDSFCGTSDVELTTAGKIMAKDFAVAYKSIPWRAIFSSPMRRTIATAKPLCNLVAMEMQLRNGLKEIDFGKWEGKTQAEVDRQFHDDYLRWRSEPGWNAPPNGERAIDIARRSSEVLEEIEQTYSNGNVLVVSHKATIRIMLCSLLGIDVGRYRDRIDMPVAAVSIVEFNEHGPLLKRLSDRSHLNH encoded by the coding sequence ATGACTTTAAACATTTTTTTCTTAAGACACGGTGAAACCCTAGCCAGCAAAACCGATAGTTTTTGTGGAACTTCTGATGTGGAATTAACTACCGCAGGAAAAATAATGGCAAAAGACTTTGCGGTTGCTTATAAATCCATACCCTGGAGAGCAATTTTTTCGAGTCCGATGCGTCGCACTATTGCCACAGCCAAACCTTTGTGCAATTTAGTCGCAATGGAAATGCAGCTACGGAACGGTTTGAAAGAAATAGATTTTGGTAAATGGGAAGGCAAAACTCAAGCAGAAGTCGATCGCCAATTTCATGATGACTATCTACGTTGGCGATCTGAACCTGGTTGGAATGCTCCCCCTAATGGAGAAAGAGCAATTGATATAGCTCGTCGTAGTTCCGAGGTTTTGGAAGAAATTGAACAAACTTACAGCAATGGTAACGTGCTAGTTGTTTCCCATAAAGCCACGATTCGGATTATGCTGTGTTCTTTGCTAGGAATTGACGTGGGACGCTATCGCGATCGCATCGATATGCCTGTTGCTGCCGTTAGTATAGTTGAATTTAATGAACATGGCCCATTGCTGAAGAGGTTAAGCGATCGCTCACATTTGAATCATTGA
- the glgX gene encoding glycogen debranching protein GlgX yields MSRKPKVLPGESFPLGATVYSHGVNFCVFSQNASAIELLLFNSAQAAKPSYVIRLDPVKNKTYYYWHVFVPEIRAGQIYAYRVFGDFAPETGQRFDRTKILLDPYAKAIVGEEFYDRTAAADRGSNCAQAFKGVVVDPSTYDWEGDRHPRIPYSASVIYEMHVSGFTCNPNSGVAPAKRGTYAGLIEKIPYLKELGITAVELLPVHQFDPQDVRPGLKNYWGYSTIGFFAPHRGYSSQRDPLGAVDEFRDLIKAMHKAGIEVILDVVFNHTAEGNENGPTLSFRGLDNQTYYILEDNPAEYKNYSGCGNTFKGNHPVVARLIVDSLRYWVSEMHVDGFRFDLASILSRDVYGEPIEDEGALRILSIIESDPVLAGSKLIAEAWDAAGLYDVGKFVAQADWFSEWNGPFRDDVRRFVKSDRGAVNNLAARILASPDIYLRLDTDINRCVNFVTCHDGFTLNDLVSYNYKHNEANKEDSRDGANDNYSWNCGQEGVTQDPQIEQLRWQQIKNFLTILFMSQGTPMLLMGDEIRHTQLGNNNAYCQDNELSWFDWSLVDKHSDLLRFVKKLIQFVHELEIFSEEQFLQVDQVSSKPHIIWHGQRLNQPDWSEDSHILAFSLCHPRSGEHLHVIFNAYWKPLEFELPPLKLGNSWHRIIDTALPTPEDFSDPSTAQKIYEDRYLVTARSSVVLMDRGGIIPIPNFSL; encoded by the coding sequence ATGTCTAGGAAACCAAAGGTATTGCCTGGAGAAAGTTTTCCCTTGGGAGCAACTGTTTATTCTCATGGAGTAAACTTCTGCGTCTTTTCTCAAAATGCCTCAGCAATAGAACTACTACTGTTCAACAGCGCTCAGGCTGCTAAACCGTCTTATGTAATCAGACTCGATCCAGTCAAGAATAAAACTTATTATTACTGGCACGTTTTTGTTCCAGAAATTAGAGCAGGACAGATTTACGCCTATCGTGTTTTTGGCGATTTTGCGCCTGAAACAGGACAGCGATTCGATCGCACCAAAATACTATTAGATCCTTACGCCAAAGCAATTGTCGGGGAAGAATTTTACGATCGCACTGCTGCTGCGGATCGTGGCAGTAACTGCGCCCAAGCTTTCAAAGGAGTAGTGGTAGACCCTAGCACCTATGACTGGGAGGGCGATCGACACCCCAGGATTCCCTATTCTGCTAGCGTCATCTATGAAATGCACGTCAGTGGTTTTACTTGTAATCCTAATTCTGGCGTTGCTCCTGCCAAAAGAGGGACATATGCTGGCTTGATCGAGAAAATTCCCTACCTCAAGGAGTTGGGCATTACCGCAGTGGAACTGCTTCCCGTTCACCAGTTCGATCCCCAAGATGTGCGCCCTGGACTAAAAAACTATTGGGGCTATAGCACCATTGGCTTTTTTGCTCCCCATCGCGGCTATAGCTCTCAGCGCGATCCTTTGGGGGCGGTAGACGAGTTTCGCGACCTGATTAAGGCAATGCACAAAGCAGGAATCGAAGTAATCTTAGATGTGGTTTTCAACCATACCGCCGAAGGTAACGAAAATGGCCCGACGCTGTCATTTAGAGGATTGGATAATCAGACCTACTATATTCTGGAAGACAATCCTGCTGAATATAAGAACTACAGTGGCTGTGGCAACACTTTCAAAGGCAACCATCCTGTAGTTGCCAGATTAATTGTTGATTCACTGCGCTATTGGGTTTCTGAGATGCACGTAGATGGTTTTCGGTTTGATTTGGCTTCAATTCTGTCCAGGGATGTCTATGGAGAGCCAATCGAAGATGAGGGGGCGTTGAGAATTCTATCTATTATTGAATCTGACCCCGTTTTGGCAGGAAGTAAGCTGATTGCCGAAGCCTGGGATGCAGCAGGACTATACGATGTGGGCAAGTTTGTCGCTCAAGCAGACTGGTTTTCGGAGTGGAATGGACCATTCCGAGACGATGTACGCCGTTTTGTCAAAAGCGATCGCGGTGCAGTCAATAATTTAGCAGCCAGAATCTTAGCCAGTCCTGACATTTATCTCCGTTTAGATACGGATATTAACCGCTGCGTTAATTTTGTTACCTGTCATGATGGTTTTACCCTTAACGACCTCGTTTCTTATAATTACAAACACAACGAGGCGAATAAAGAAGATAGCCGTGATGGGGCTAATGATAATTACAGTTGGAATTGTGGTCAGGAGGGAGTAACTCAAGATCCTCAAATAGAGCAGCTGCGTTGGCAGCAAATTAAAAATTTCTTAACTATTCTATTTATGTCTCAGGGAACACCGATGTTGCTCATGGGAGATGAAATCAGACATACCCAACTAGGCAATAACAATGCTTACTGCCAGGACAATGAGCTAAGTTGGTTTGACTGGAGTTTGGTCGATAAACATAGCGATCTGCTGCGTTTTGTCAAAAAGTTAATTCAGTTTGTTCATGAACTAGAGATTTTCAGTGAAGAACAGTTTTTACAGGTAGACCAAGTAAGTTCTAAACCACACATAATTTGGCATGGACAGCGTTTAAACCAGCCCGATTGGAGTGAAGACTCACATATTTTGGCTTTTTCTCTCTGTCATCCCCGCAGCGGTGAACATCTTCATGTAATTTTTAACGCTTATTGGAAACCGTTGGAATTTGAATTACCGCCTCTGAAGCTGGGCAATTCTTGGCATCGCATTATTGATACGGCTTTACCTACACCTGAAGATTTTTCCGACCCCAGTACAGCCCAAAAAATTTACGAGGATCGTTACCTGGTTACAGCGCGATCGTCCGTAGTCTTGATGGATCGAGGCGGCATTATCCCAATACCAAATTTTAGCCTGTAA
- a CDS encoding alpha/beta hydrolase encodes MTTTNGWSHNFISTNGIRLHYVNQGEGKLMLMLHGFPEFWYSWRHQIREFAQDYHVVAVDLRGYNDSDKPEQLEAYRMSELIADVKGVITGLGYEDCILVAHDWGGAIAWNFAYAYPEMLEKLIVLNIPHPAKFAAGLQTPQQLLKSWYIFAFQLPWLPEFVLQLNDYQAIKEAFLGMAIDQTAFSEADLNAYRNAAAKPGALTAMVNYYRCIFQSLFLGNNPLNGLGDRQQWGVLDIPTLTIWGEEDKALGKELTYGTEAYVRDWQIKYIPNCSHWVQQEQPELVNGYIREFLAS; translated from the coding sequence ATGACTACTACTAATGGTTGGTCGCACAATTTTATTAGCACCAACGGAATCAGGCTGCATTATGTCAACCAGGGAGAGGGAAAACTGATGCTGATGCTGCATGGGTTTCCTGAATTTTGGTATTCCTGGCGACATCAGATTAGAGAATTTGCTCAGGATTACCATGTGGTTGCAGTCGATCTAAGAGGATACAACGACAGCGATAAACCCGAACAGTTAGAAGCTTATCGAATGTCTGAATTGATTGCCGATGTTAAAGGTGTAATTACTGGCTTGGGCTATGAAGACTGTATATTAGTCGCTCATGATTGGGGAGGAGCGATCGCCTGGAATTTTGCCTATGCCTATCCCGAAATGCTAGAAAAATTAATTGTCTTGAATATTCCTCATCCGGCTAAATTTGCCGCAGGATTGCAAACTCCCCAGCAGCTACTAAAAAGCTGGTATATCTTTGCTTTTCAATTACCCTGGTTGCCAGAATTTGTGCTTCAGTTGAATGACTATCAGGCAATTAAAGAAGCCTTTTTGGGCATGGCGATCGATCAAACTGCCTTTAGTGAAGCAGATTTAAATGCTTACCGCAACGCTGCTGCTAAACCTGGCGCACTTACCGCTATGGTGAATTATTATCGCTGTATTTTTCAGTCTTTATTTTTGGGAAATAACCCTTTAAATGGACTAGGCGATCGCCAACAGTGGGGCGTTTTAGATATTCCGACTCTAACTATTTGGGGCGAAGAGGATAAGGCACTGGGCAAAGAACTAACTTATGGCACAGAAGCCTATGTTAGAGATTGGCAAATAAAATATATTCCTAACTGTAGCCACTGGGTGCAACAAGAACAACCAGAATTGGTTAATGGTTACATACGAGAATTTCTGGCAAGCTAA
- a CDS encoding EAL domain-containing protein, whose amino-acid sequence MNKLLRVLIVEDSEDDAELLAIALKRGDYEIIYQRVDTKSSMQIALEKQLWDIVLADYSMPQFSAIAALELLKERQLDLPFVIVSGKIGEDTAVAAMKAGAHDYLVKGQLSRLIPAVERELREAVLREEYRAAQKRLRYLAYYDKLTNLPNRTLFLEHLNREIARHDDLNQCRERNATLAATPNLFAVLLLSIDRFRSIKHSLGYAISEELLIAVARRLQEYVTTTYSNIVARIGEDEFALLVADINSPEDVLNQAESLYRQLIKPFNINNATVCSTVSIGIALNHNNNQEPEKMLRWADTAMQYAKVNFAKTSVLFDEKMQSKAVEKLRLENDLQQAIDNQQLYLNYQPIVSLDTGEINCLEALVRWKHDSLGSIPPDKFIPICEETGQIIALGQWILSEACCQLVTWQKSFAVDSSLTISINLSRIQIYHPELIPQIDALLQSLNLTGKDLKLEITESTLMENTSAVTKVLEQLKEREIKLCLDDFGTGYSSLSYLRYLPVDTVKIDRSFIGPEINSTNYDIIKAIVNLAHSLGLDVVAEGIETEAQLKILRSLGCEYGQGYLFAYPLNSVDVPSVMQR is encoded by the coding sequence ATGAATAAACTTCTGCGAGTCTTAATTGTTGAAGATTCAGAAGATGATGCCGAGCTATTAGCCATTGCTTTAAAACGCGGCGATTATGAAATAATTTATCAGCGAGTAGATACCAAATCAAGTATGCAGATTGCTCTGGAAAAACAGCTTTGGGATATCGTCTTAGCAGATTATTCTATGCCCCAGTTTAGCGCGATCGCTGCTTTAGAGTTACTTAAGGAACGGCAGCTAGATTTACCCTTTGTAATTGTATCGGGTAAGATTGGCGAAGATACCGCCGTGGCAGCGATGAAGGCGGGGGCGCATGATTATCTAGTCAAAGGACAATTATCGCGACTGATTCCCGCAGTAGAACGAGAATTAAGAGAAGCTGTTTTAAGAGAAGAATATCGCGCTGCTCAGAAAAGACTAAGATACTTAGCCTACTATGACAAGCTGACCAATTTGCCCAACAGAACTCTATTTTTAGAACATTTAAATCGAGAAATAGCTCGGCATGATGACTTGAACCAATGCCGCGAGCGAAACGCAACTTTAGCAGCGACCCCAAATTTATTTGCCGTTCTACTGCTTAGTATTGACCGTTTTCGCAGCATTAAGCATAGTTTAGGCTATGCAATCAGTGAAGAGCTGTTAATTGCCGTGGCTCGGCGTTTGCAGGAGTATGTCACGACTACTTATTCAAACATAGTCGCCAGAATAGGTGAAGATGAATTTGCCCTACTAGTCGCAGACATTAATAGTCCTGAGGATGTTCTAAATCAAGCAGAAAGTCTCTATCGGCAGCTAATTAAACCGTTTAACATTAACAACGCTACAGTCTGTTCTACGGTGAGTATTGGGATAGCCCTAAACCACAATAACAATCAAGAACCAGAAAAGATGTTGCGCTGGGCAGATACCGCCATGCAGTATGCCAAGGTCAACTTTGCAAAAACTTCGGTTTTGTTCGATGAAAAGATGCAGAGTAAGGCAGTAGAAAAACTGCGTTTGGAAAATGATTTGCAGCAGGCGATCGATAATCAGCAGCTATATTTAAACTACCAGCCGATCGTATCTTTGGACACGGGTGAAATCAACTGTTTAGAAGCTTTGGTAAGATGGAAGCACGATTCTTTGGGGTCAATTCCGCCAGATAAGTTTATTCCAATTTGCGAAGAAACGGGGCAGATTATTGCCCTTGGTCAATGGATCCTTTCAGAAGCCTGTTGTCAGCTAGTGACGTGGCAAAAGTCTTTTGCAGTTGATTCTTCTTTGACAATAAGCATCAATTTATCACGGATTCAAATTTATCATCCTGAATTAATCCCGCAAATAGATGCTTTGCTCCAGTCCTTAAATTTAACGGGGAAAGACCTGAAGCTAGAAATTACCGAGAGTACTCTGATGGAAAATACTTCGGCAGTTACTAAAGTTCTCGAACAGTTGAAAGAGCGTGAAATCAAACTGTGTTTAGATGACTTTGGTACAGGTTATTCTTCCTTAAGCTACCTGCGCTATCTACCTGTTGATACGGTTAAAATAGACCGTTCTTTTATCGGACCTGAAATAAACAGTACGAACTACGATATTATCAAGGCGATCGTCAATCTGGCTCATAGTTTGGGTTTAGATGTTGTTGCCGAAGGTATTGAAACAGAGGCTCAATTAAAAATACTGCGCAGTTTGGGTTGTGAATATGGGCAGGGATACCTTTTTGCCTATCCTCTTAATAGTGTAGATGTCCCCAGCGTGATGCAACGGTAG
- a CDS encoding response regulator: MPTKNILLVEDNPDDRELMKLAFAQGEIPHNLIVVSDGIKALDYLQRQADRDDSLASSDRSLASMPALIMLDLNLPKISGIEVLRRIRANPRTKILPVVIISSSNEPQDLIDSYINGCNSYIRKPIHFTQLQNFVREISTYWLTVNQLPPVFGVLNE, from the coding sequence ATGCCAACTAAAAATATATTATTGGTTGAAGATAACCCTGATGATCGCGAGTTAATGAAACTGGCTTTTGCTCAGGGTGAAATTCCGCATAATTTAATCGTAGTATCTGATGGAATTAAGGCATTAGATTACCTCCAAAGACAAGCGGATCGTGATGATTCGTTAGCATCGAGCGATCGCAGTTTAGCATCGATGCCTGCTTTGATTATGCTGGATTTAAATCTGCCCAAAATTAGTGGAATTGAAGTCTTACGGCGGATTCGCGCCAATCCTAGGACGAAAATTTTACCTGTTGTTATAATTAGCTCTTCAAATGAGCCACAGGACCTGATTGACAGTTATATTAATGGTTGCAATAGTTACATCAGAAAACCGATACACTTTACACAACTACAAAATTTTGTTAGAGAAATAAGTACGTACTGGTTGACTGTTAATCAGCTTCCACCTGTTTTTGGAGTCCTAAATGAATAA
- a CDS encoding serine/threonine-protein kinase: MSVNFDLTNHGYKIEAELGRNREGGRITWKAIELKTQRTVVIKQFCFAIDSSSWSGYKAYEQEIKILQQLNHPGIPKYLASIETQAGFCLIQEYISASALSDFRELTVSEVKHLALKILDILIYLQQLNPPILHRDLKPENILLDEALNAYLIDFGFASLGSKEVAGSSVFKGTPGFIAPEQIIKPTMASDIYSLGVTLVCLLTRQDISEIRVSALEDNPYQLTIKSLLPQLDRQLVGWLEKMTHAKVSQRFNNALAAKNALLELDLAVESPSRITPTINFKLNSLIEPKIIAATAAISGLTTVAVWAINFAYGQFESTIINIAIAILAAVAISITELGAATIALADRQARSQGIGLAVIIPVLLVTISSLIWGIKEAVSISAAISVTEVLILSYYWWQIPTAVAGTKIRTSFWLSAIAIGITLGLKLI; encoded by the coding sequence ATGAGCGTTAATTTCGATTTAACTAATCACGGATACAAGATTGAAGCTGAGTTGGGGCGAAATCGAGAAGGAGGAAGAATTACCTGGAAAGCAATAGAACTCAAAACACAACGAACCGTCGTAATCAAGCAATTTTGTTTTGCTATAGATAGCTCTAGCTGGTCGGGGTATAAAGCTTATGAGCAAGAAATTAAGATTTTGCAACAGCTAAATCATCCTGGTATTCCCAAATACTTAGCTAGCATTGAAACTCAAGCAGGTTTTTGTCTAATTCAAGAATATATTTCTGCTTCAGCTTTAAGTGATTTTCGCGAGCTAACTGTATCTGAAGTTAAACACCTAGCTTTAAAAATACTCGATATTTTAATTTATTTACAGCAGCTAAATCCCCCCATACTACACCGCGATTTAAAACCCGAAAATATTTTGCTTGATGAAGCTTTAAATGCTTATTTAATTGACTTTGGATTTGCGAGTTTAGGCAGTAAAGAAGTTGCTGGAAGTAGTGTTTTTAAAGGGACTCCTGGCTTTATTGCTCCCGAACAAATTATTAAGCCAACTATGGCTTCAGATATTTATAGTTTGGGAGTAACTTTGGTCTGTCTTTTAACTAGGCAAGATATTAGCGAAATTCGCGTCTCGGCACTAGAAGATAATCCCTATCAATTAACCATAAAATCGTTATTACCGCAATTAGATCGACAGTTGGTTGGCTGGTTAGAAAAAATGACTCATGCTAAGGTAAGTCAGCGTTTTAATAATGCTTTAGCTGCTAAAAATGCCTTACTTGAACTCGACCTAGCCGTCGAATCACCCAGCAGAATTACGCCAACAATTAACTTTAAGTTGAATTCGCTAATCGAACCCAAAATTATCGCGGCAACAGCTGCAATTTCTGGTTTAACCACGGTAGCGGTATGGGCAATTAATTTTGCCTATGGTCAATTTGAATCAACAATAATTAATATAGCGATCGCCATACTAGCTGCGGTAGCAATTAGCATCACCGAATTAGGCGCAGCAACCATTGCCCTGGCAGATCGACAGGCTAGATCTCAAGGAATAGGTTTGGCAGTGATTATTCCCGTTTTGTTAGTAACCATCAGTAGCTTAATTTGGGGCATCAAAGAAGCTGTGAGTATCTCAGCAGCAATCTCTGTAACCGAAGTTTTGATTCTTTCCTATTATTGGTGGCAGATACCAACGGCGGTGGCAGGTACAAAAATTAGGACAAGTTTTTGGTTGAGTGCGATCGCGATCGGCATTACCTTGGGCTTAAAGCTAATTTAG
- a CDS encoding NAD(P)H-quinone oxidoreductase subunit 4 has translation MTHFPWLTTCILFPIAASLFLPLIPDKDGKTVRWYALVIGLIDFAIIVYGFYQDYDFNNPNLQLVESYAWIPQLDLNWSVGADGLSMPLILLTGFITTLAMMAAWPVTYKPKLFYFLMLAMYGGQIAVFAVQDMLLFFLVWELELVPVYLILSIWGGKKRLYAATKFILYTAGGSLFILIAGLTMAFYGDTVTFNMSAIAAKDYSFNLQLFLYAGFLIAYGVKLPIFPLHTWLPDAHGEATAPAHMLLAGILLKMGGYALLRMNAGMLPDAHAFFAPVLVILGVVNIVYAALTSFAQRNLKRKIAYSSISHMGFVLIGIASFTDLGTSGAMLQMISHGLIGASLFFMVGATYDRSHTLMLDEMGGVGQKMKKIFAMWTTCSFASLALPGMSGFVAELMVFVGFATSDAYNSTFKVCIVFLAAVGVILTPIYLLSMLREMLYGPENKELVDHTNLVDAEPREVFIIACLLIPIIGIGLYPKVVTQIYDSSITQLTARLRASVPSLVQEAKVPANISSMISLAAPEIETVKAD, from the coding sequence ATGACACATTTTCCTTGGTTAACTACGTGTATTCTATTTCCCATCGCTGCGTCTCTGTTTTTGCCGCTCATTCCTGATAAAGATGGCAAAACCGTGCGCTGGTATGCTCTAGTCATTGGCTTAATTGACTTTGCGATTATAGTCTATGGTTTTTACCAAGACTATGACTTTAATAATCCCAATCTACAGCTAGTTGAAAGTTACGCTTGGATACCCCAGCTAGATCTTAACTGGTCGGTTGGTGCTGATGGGCTATCTATGCCCTTGATTTTGCTGACGGGCTTTATTACCACTTTGGCGATGATGGCAGCTTGGCCTGTCACCTACAAACCAAAGCTCTTTTATTTTTTGATGTTGGCAATGTATGGCGGACAAATTGCTGTATTTGCCGTACAGGATATGCTGCTATTTTTCCTGGTTTGGGAATTAGAGCTAGTTCCCGTATATCTTATCTTGTCGATCTGGGGTGGTAAAAAACGCCTTTATGCTGCGACTAAGTTTATCCTCTATACCGCAGGGGGTTCACTGTTTATTTTGATCGCTGGCTTAACTATGGCATTTTATGGCGATACGGTGACTTTTAACATGAGTGCGATCGCTGCTAAAGATTATAGTTTTAATCTGCAATTATTTTTGTACGCTGGCTTTCTCATTGCCTACGGCGTTAAGCTACCGATTTTCCCTCTCCATACTTGGCTACCAGATGCTCATGGCGAAGCCACTGCTCCAGCCCATATGTTGCTGGCAGGTATTCTGCTCAAAATGGGAGGATATGCTCTATTACGGATGAATGCGGGAATGCTGCCCGATGCTCATGCTTTTTTTGCTCCCGTATTGGTAATTTTGGGGGTAGTAAATATTGTTTATGCAGCACTAACCTCCTTTGCTCAACGCAACCTCAAGCGCAAAATTGCCTACTCGTCGATTTCCCATATGGGCTTTGTCTTAATTGGGATTGCCTCCTTTACTGATTTAGGAACTAGTGGCGCGATGCTACAGATGATTTCTCATGGTCTGATTGGGGCGAGTCTCTTCTTTATGGTGGGTGCTACCTACGATCGCAGCCATACTTTAATGCTCGATGAAATGGGCGGTGTTGGTCAAAAAATGAAAAAGATCTTCGCCATGTGGACTACCTGTTCCTTTGCTTCTTTGGCACTACCAGGAATGAGTGGTTTTGTCGCAGAATTGATGGTATTTGTTGGTTTTGCTACTAGCGATGCCTACAACTCTACCTTTAAAGTATGCATTGTCTTCTTGGCTGCGGTAGGAGTAATCTTAACTCCCATCTACTTGTTATCAATGCTGCGGGAAATGCTTTATGGTCCAGAAAATAAAGAACTAGTCGATCACACTAATCTGGTAGATGCCGAACCTAGAGAAGTGTTTATCATCGCTTGCTTGTTAATTCCCATTATTGGGATTGGTTTGTATCCCAAGGTGGTTACGCAAATCTATGACTCTAGCATCACTCAGCTTACAGCTAGATTGCGAGCTTCTGTACCTAGTTTGGTACAAGAGGCTAAAGTTCCAGCCAATATCTCTTCAATGATCTCTTTGGCTGCACCAGAAATTGAAACAGTTAAAGCTGACTAA